A window from Mogibacterium neglectum encodes these proteins:
- the pheS gene encoding phenylalanine--tRNA ligase subunit alpha encodes MHNRLEEIRENGLLRIANAGSVEALQDVRRELTGKKGTLTDVLKNLGKLEPEMRKSVGMKANEIKNFFAEKISEREEELVASKSAVDEKIDLTLPGTPIKSGALHPITQMCYDLNDAFLSLGFEIFSENDISSEKYAFDNLNFPVDHPARQMMDTYWIEGTENKSGTDRLCLRPHLTGASVRRLLEVGAPTRFVYPGRVYRNENTDARHERAFFQYEALIVDKDLSFSSGKVMIETILEKVFGRKINVRMREGFFPFTEPGYEIDMECLVCGGKGCRVCNQNGWIEVMPGGVIHPNVLRAANLDPDVWTGFYTNIGLDRLVMMRYGVDDVRLFHSADLRFLEQFK; translated from the coding sequence ATGCATAATAGATTAGAAGAGATACGTGAAAATGGTCTTTTACGTATTGCAAACGCTGGAAGTGTTGAAGCTTTACAAGATGTTCGTAGAGAACTAACAGGTAAAAAGGGGACGCTAACTGATGTGCTCAAAAATCTTGGTAAGCTTGAACCAGAAATGAGAAAATCAGTTGGGATGAAGGCGAATGAAATTAAGAATTTCTTTGCAGAAAAAATTAGTGAGAGAGAAGAAGAACTCGTTGCATCGAAATCTGCTGTTGATGAGAAAATAGATCTTACTTTACCTGGCACACCTATAAAGAGCGGTGCACTTCATCCAATCACTCAGATGTGCTACGACCTCAACGATGCCTTTCTCTCCTTGGGCTTTGAGATATTTAGTGAAAATGATATTAGCAGTGAGAAGTATGCTTTTGACAACTTGAATTTCCCAGTAGATCATCCGGCAAGACAGATGATGGATACATACTGGATTGAAGGTACGGAGAACAAGAGCGGAACAGATAGACTTTGTCTTAGACCGCATTTAACTGGTGCATCAGTTAGACGCCTGCTTGAAGTTGGCGCACCAACTAGATTTGTATACCCTGGTCGTGTATATAGAAATGAGAACACTGATGCAAGGCATGAAAGAGCTTTTTTCCAATATGAGGCTCTCATCGTTGATAAGGACTTATCTTTCTCATCCGGGAAGGTAATGATAGAGACTATTCTTGAAAAAGTATTTGGTAGGAAGATAAACGTACGTATGCGTGAGGGTTTCTTTCCATTTACTGAGCCTGGATATGAAATTGATATGGAGTGTCTCGTTTGTGGTGGTAAGGGGTGTAGAGTATGCAATCAGAATGGTTGGATTGAGGTTATGCCTGGTGGTGTTATTCATCCAAATGTTCTTAGGGCTGCTAACCTTGATCCTGATGTGTGGACTGGTTTCTACACTAACATTGGTCTGGATAGACTCGTTATGATGCGCTACGGAGTAGATGATGTTAGACTTTTCCATAGTGCTGACCTTAGATTCTTAGAGCAGTTCAAGTAG
- the pheT gene encoding phenylalanine--tRNA ligase subunit beta, producing MKVSLNWVKEYIDIPVDLTNSQIAYDLTMRTVEVEDVVDTAEKFHDVVVGKITAVNAHPNADKLRVCMVDIGEAEDVQIVCGGSNLYEGEKVVVSKPGAEVYWHGENELMKIKETKMRGVTSYGMICGAEEVYLEDLYPTDDPTVIVDLGDIDAIPGQNIADVIGMNDTVLEIDNKSLTNRPDLWGHYGIARELAAIYKLPLKPLDEFVVPEGLKDYDVEIDCTEKCYRYACLEIRNLSIKESPLWMKTAIINGGMRPINAIVDITNYIMLSVGQPTHAFDRTHVTGGKIIVRNAKSDEKLELLDGENIELTPEDLVICDVEGPIALAGIRGGKKDSILDDTVDVVLEVANFTAGAIRNTGKRFDEKTDASIRYEKGIDTQRVNQGLALGVKLFKEIFPEAEFTAFKDVNPVVTKRAEVHVTKAFLDTRLGKVLDDNEISDTLRRLGFDVEFNKGVFHTLAPTWRSTGDISMRDDVLGEIARLIGYENFEAKPLPVNFESAVHQIDMDLNRHLREHLAFRCGFNEIFTYPWIDEKYIKAAKIDMDNGVRLATPPAPELATLRQSLVPGALEAVVKNLRYYDEFKIFEVAEVFEKGEFHPSSEDETLPVHKLMLTGAMVGKDAKSLFYETKGVVESLPRYCHMNEYQFKQIERPSWADSEVYLNILNDEKEIIGSLGLISVATLSDAGVKKASAAVFELDVKKLVPFTSRTNEFVHLPQFPLVEEDLSLLADEDVKWEDIYEAIKYMAKEVSFIEEYRGSQIPEGKKSIMLRIKLGNDDSTMTAKQIEKKTKNILNVLAKKTGVTLREE from the coding sequence ATGAAAGTATCACTTAATTGGGTAAAAGAATATATCGATATACCTGTGGATTTGACGAATTCTCAAATTGCATATGATTTAACTATGAGAACTGTTGAGGTTGAAGATGTTGTTGATACTGCTGAAAAGTTCCATGATGTTGTTGTTGGTAAGATTACAGCAGTTAATGCGCACCCTAATGCTGATAAACTCAGAGTTTGTATGGTAGATATCGGTGAAGCAGAGGACGTACAGATTGTATGCGGTGGTTCGAACTTGTACGAGGGTGAAAAAGTTGTTGTTTCTAAGCCAGGTGCCGAGGTTTACTGGCATGGTGAAAATGAGCTCATGAAGATTAAAGAAACGAAGATGCGTGGAGTAACTTCGTATGGCATGATCTGTGGAGCGGAAGAGGTTTATCTTGAAGATCTTTATCCAACTGATGATCCTACTGTAATTGTTGATCTCGGAGATATTGATGCAATTCCTGGACAGAACATAGCAGATGTAATCGGCATGAATGATACCGTTCTTGAGATTGATAATAAGTCGCTGACGAATAGACCTGATCTATGGGGGCACTATGGTATTGCAAGGGAATTAGCGGCAATTTACAAATTACCTTTAAAGCCTCTTGACGAATTTGTTGTACCAGAAGGACTTAAGGATTATGACGTTGAAATTGACTGTACGGAAAAATGCTATAGATATGCATGCTTAGAGATTAGAAATCTATCTATTAAAGAATCACCTCTATGGATGAAAACAGCTATTATTAACGGTGGCATGAGGCCAATCAATGCTATTGTCGATATAACTAACTACATAATGCTCAGTGTCGGACAGCCAACACATGCATTTGATAGAACTCACGTTACAGGTGGGAAGATTATCGTTCGCAACGCAAAGTCCGATGAGAAACTAGAACTGCTCGATGGGGAAAATATTGAACTTACTCCTGAAGATTTGGTTATTTGCGATGTTGAAGGTCCAATTGCGCTTGCAGGAATCAGAGGCGGCAAAAAGGACTCTATACTTGATGATACAGTTGATGTTGTTCTTGAAGTAGCGAACTTCACCGCAGGCGCTATCAGAAATACAGGAAAGCGCTTTGATGAGAAGACGGATGCATCCATAAGGTATGAAAAAGGAATCGATACCCAGAGAGTTAATCAGGGGCTCGCGCTTGGTGTTAAACTTTTTAAGGAAATATTCCCTGAAGCTGAATTCACTGCGTTTAAGGATGTAAATCCAGTAGTAACTAAGAGAGCTGAGGTTCATGTTACAAAGGCTTTCCTTGATACTAGGCTTGGAAAGGTTCTCGATGATAATGAGATTTCAGATACATTGAGACGCCTAGGATTTGATGTTGAATTCAATAAAGGAGTATTTCATACACTTGCGCCAACGTGGCGTTCAACAGGGGATATCTCGATGAGAGACGATGTGCTTGGCGAGATTGCAAGATTAATTGGCTATGAAAATTTCGAAGCGAAGCCATTACCTGTTAACTTTGAAAGTGCAGTTCACCAAATAGACATGGATCTCAACAGACATCTAAGAGAGCACCTAGCTTTCAGGTGTGGATTTAACGAGATATTCACTTATCCTTGGATTGATGAGAAATATATAAAAGCGGCTAAGATTGATATGGATAATGGAGTTAGACTTGCGACTCCTCCAGCTCCAGAGTTAGCGACTTTAAGGCAGTCGCTGGTACCTGGTGCGCTTGAAGCTGTCGTAAAGAACCTCAGATACTACGATGAGTTTAAAATTTTTGAGGTTGCAGAAGTTTTTGAAAAGGGAGAGTTTCACCCCTCATCAGAAGATGAGACACTGCCAGTTCACAAACTTATGCTCACAGGTGCAATGGTAGGTAAGGATGCAAAATCTTTATTCTATGAAACGAAGGGTGTAGTGGAATCACTGCCAAGGTATTGTCATATGAATGAATATCAGTTTAAGCAGATTGAGAGACCATCATGGGCTGATTCGGAAGTATATCTCAATATCTTAAATGATGAGAAAGAGATTATAGGATCACTTGGGCTAATCTCAGTTGCAACGCTTTCTGATGCTGGTGTAAAAAAGGCTAGTGCTGCTGTGTTTGAACTAGATGTAAAGAAACTAGTTCCATTTACATCAAGAACAAACGAATTTGTACACTTGCCACAATTTCCTCTTGTAGAGGAAGATTTATCACTTCTAGCAGATGAAGATGTCAAATGGGAAGACATATATGAGGCAATCAAATATATGGCTAAGGAAGTTAGCTTCATAGAAGAGTACAGAGGCTCTCAAATTCCAGAAGGCAAGAAATCCATAATGCTTCGTATAAAGCTTGGAAATGATGATAGCACCATGACTGCCAAGCAAATCGAAAAAAAGACTAAGAATATCTTAAATGTACTTGCCAAGAAAACTGGAGTTACTCTTAGAGAAGAGTAA
- a CDS encoding thiamine diphosphokinase yields MYNTALIILSFVEKIDISHLNTLSCTSDYIICADGGVDIANTYGIRPDCVIGDFDSTVTSNRLDCLYITLPSEKDLTDTEAAINHAIELGIRDITVYGGIGGRLDHTLGNVGLLEKYIGKLDHLEFMDGKNSMQLLDSESCNSILLTHTSAYRYFSLVSLDSIADGVSITGAKYNLDNASISRASTLCISNEIILNQAHISVHHGKVLLIRSGD; encoded by the coding sequence ATGTATAATACAGCTTTAATTATCCTATCATTTGTTGAAAAGATAGATATATCTCACTTAAATACACTCTCTTGTACTAGCGATTACATTATATGTGCGGACGGTGGTGTAGATATAGCGAACACATATGGCATAAGGCCAGACTGCGTGATTGGAGATTTTGATTCCACAGTCACGAGCAACCGCCTAGATTGCCTATACATCACACTACCTTCTGAAAAAGATCTCACCGATACTGAAGCTGCTATCAATCACGCAATTGAACTAGGCATTAGAGATATAACGGTGTATGGTGGAATAGGTGGCAGGCTTGATCATACTTTAGGCAATGTAGGCCTACTTGAAAAATATATTGGCAAGCTTGATCACCTCGAATTCATGGATGGGAAAAATTCTATGCAGCTACTTGATAGTGAATCATGCAATTCAATATTACTAACTCACACCTCTGCATATAGATATTTCTCACTTGTATCATTAGATTCAATTGCAGATGGTGTTTCCATCACAGGAGCTAAATATAACCTCGATAACGCTTCAATTTCTCGAGCATCGACACTTTGCATCTCGAACGAGATTATTCTTAATCAGGCACATATTTCTGTGCATCATGGCAAGGTTCTGTTAATACGCTCTGGAGATTAG
- a CDS encoding DUF975 family protein — MTENNNHYIVQEDLGEIRYLSIMHMKDTMIQYILGIILFYVFMDLVPDVLGFFVPRSYFKVVSEDINPKLLAELPDIAFSSFVYVVALGGVLMLGRSFYILRYLRNKQIDYPSILDGVRFFFSATLIYIIQMTTISILAMFLIVPGVIAFYMFRQAFNILAEDPSKSAISCLTESRRLMAGNKFRMFQLDMTYIPFVIFSSIPLVLFSVMGMPEVGSYTKLVAIFITFILKLPIYHAMGNIFFGETVFYELMVAKGFRNFTYKGESVFRAGARAKIFKK, encoded by the coding sequence ATGACTGAAAATAATAATCATTACATTGTTCAAGAAGATTTGGGCGAGATAAGGTATCTGTCGATAATGCACATGAAGGATACCATGATTCAATATATCTTAGGAATCATTTTATTTTATGTGTTTATGGATTTGGTACCAGATGTCCTGGGTTTCTTTGTGCCTAGATCATATTTTAAAGTTGTTTCAGAAGATATTAATCCCAAACTTCTTGCTGAATTACCAGATATTGCGTTTTCATCGTTTGTATATGTTGTGGCGCTTGGTGGCGTCCTGATGCTTGGGCGTTCGTTCTATATACTCAGATATCTAAGAAATAAACAAATAGACTACCCGTCAATCCTCGATGGAGTAAGATTTTTCTTTAGTGCTACGCTAATTTATATAATTCAGATGACTACAATATCAATCCTAGCAATGTTCTTGATAGTGCCAGGCGTGATTGCATTTTATATGTTTAGGCAGGCATTCAATATATTAGCTGAGGATCCATCTAAAAGTGCAATTAGTTGCCTAACAGAAAGCCGGAGATTGATGGCAGGGAATAAGTTTCGAATGTTCCAGCTAGATATGACATATATCCCGTTTGTAATTTTTTCTAGCATACCACTAGTATTATTTTCCGTTATGGGAATGCCTGAGGTGGGGAGCTATACGAAATTAGTTGCAATTTTCATTACATTCATACTTAAACTTCCTATATATCATGCAATGGGGAATATTTTCTTTGGAGAGACAGTATTTTACGAATTAATGGTTGCAAAGGGTTTTAGAAATTTTACTTATAAGGGTGAATCGGTGTTTAGAGCAGGAGCAAGAGCTAAGATATTTAAGAAATAA
- a CDS encoding transglycosylase domain-containing protein produces MENNSTNIKELIKKLQNGERLSSEEMRIVANHVAQLKFEKAQREKRAQAANGIEKKGLSFHEQVAKADTEAKKNRLKNNLEKYSVKHNNSTDETALNSKARIISKDGKAAFHEQVAKAEAEAAKHDKSIRKRAKEEKKLLKQEQKAKTRGEDGGFKPKRDLRHPVQFIKRVFTKPNPYYTPGAGEYIMVAGKKVKNKARTFSIKYAIRNFIVMGVVMTLMFSIYASVVIAFAPKINPHKIYDQISTDTIIYDDTGKRVGSVNNGESRTIIKYKDIPKHTVDAFVALEDKTFWKHHGFNWTRMAGAIVSSFGHGNIRGTSTLTQQLARNVYLPNIKSQRSVRRKILEMYYAAKIERTLTKKEIFAAYVNSIYFGYGNYGIENASKTYFSKSVSELSIKESAALASMPQSPDTYSLIQNADSPLASKETSTPIKVSGKTYIANDISKSRRQIALKLMYNQGYITKAQYDDNASANLVDFINPSLSSESEASTSYFTDYTVNQVIKALMKKYKLDYKSARDMVYNGGLKIYSTMDSKAQKAVEDGFNEGSYFPSLTGLKKDSSGNIVSDKGSITLYAYNNMIQDDKFVLQDGEYKNNADGSITLYKNKRLNIYKTSTANGTDYSLELKPSYVIENSSLYIVPGGYINIPSNSKSMDKSGNLVISAKFIKNNSKLVTTVNGNPAFTDKLYILQDKVIQPQGAMVITEVGTGKVKAMVGGRGVTGKQLYNRAINPRQPGSSIKPLAVYSAALQRSYEYAEQGQKYPLVDPGNDKQGTDNYGDYLTAASIIIDEPIKINGRIWPKNSNNKYSGPMTMRKGMQTSTNVVAVKLYEQIGADYSASMVEKYGISTLNKSANGDMNPAALALGGLSKGVSPYEMAEAYATFPNGGVRVENRVFTKVVDRDGHTILTTEKKKHKVLDEGVAYIMVTMLKSVVNGGTGSNAAISGVEVGGKTGTTNSNYDIWFDGITPKYAASLWIGTDVNIPLTSSSVSAASLWSRIMRNVPNIRKGSYKPAPSNVVHKNGEYFTKGTEGGLGNKPSEKSEETETIEEEQEQTNQSQNDNSGSNNSQGNNQGNQNNQGNQGNNQGNNQGQSNNP; encoded by the coding sequence ATGGAAAACAATTCAACAAACATAAAAGAATTAATAAAAAAACTACAGAATGGCGAACGCCTTTCCTCAGAAGAAATGCGCATAGTCGCAAATCATGTAGCACAATTGAAGTTTGAAAAAGCACAGCGTGAAAAGCGTGCACAGGCTGCTAACGGAATCGAGAAAAAAGGTCTTTCCTTCCATGAGCAGGTTGCTAAGGCTGATACAGAAGCAAAAAAGAATAGATTGAAAAATAATCTTGAGAAATATTCTGTAAAACATAATAACAGTACTGATGAAACAGCACTTAACAGCAAAGCTCGAATAATTAGCAAAGATGGCAAGGCTGCTTTTCATGAACAAGTTGCTAAAGCTGAGGCCGAAGCTGCAAAACATGATAAATCAATACGAAAAAGAGCAAAAGAAGAAAAGAAGCTTTTAAAACAGGAACAGAAAGCTAAGACACGCGGTGAAGATGGAGGCTTTAAACCTAAGCGTGATCTTAGACACCCTGTTCAGTTTATCAAGCGCGTATTTACTAAGCCAAACCCATACTATACACCTGGAGCTGGAGAGTACATCATGGTAGCTGGAAAAAAAGTTAAGAATAAGGCTCGTACATTCAGCATAAAGTATGCTATACGCAACTTTATCGTTATGGGTGTAGTGATGACGCTTATGTTTTCAATCTACGCATCAGTGGTTATCGCCTTCGCTCCTAAGATCAATCCTCATAAGATTTATGATCAAATTTCAACTGATACGATTATATACGATGATACCGGTAAGCGTGTTGGAAGTGTCAATAATGGTGAAAGTCGTACTATTATCAAATATAAAGATATTCCGAAGCACACAGTTGATGCATTTGTGGCTCTTGAGGATAAAACCTTCTGGAAACACCATGGTTTCAACTGGACGAGAATGGCAGGAGCTATAGTCTCCTCTTTTGGACATGGAAACATTCGTGGTACGAGTACACTTACCCAGCAGTTAGCAAGGAACGTGTATCTACCAAATATTAAGAGTCAACGATCCGTTCGCCGTAAAATTCTCGAGATGTATTATGCTGCTAAAATTGAGAGAACCCTAACTAAAAAAGAGATTTTTGCAGCATATGTAAACAGCATTTACTTTGGATATGGCAACTACGGTATAGAGAATGCTTCAAAGACTTATTTTTCAAAGAGCGTAAGCGAGCTTTCTATAAAAGAAAGTGCCGCTCTTGCTTCAATGCCACAGTCTCCAGATACGTATTCACTAATTCAAAATGCTGATTCTCCACTTGCATCGAAGGAAACGTCAACTCCTATTAAGGTAAGTGGGAAGACTTACATTGCAAATGATATTTCAAAATCACGTCGTCAGATTGCCCTTAAGCTTATGTATAATCAGGGCTATATCACAAAGGCTCAATATGATGATAATGCATCTGCTAATCTTGTAGATTTCATAAACCCTTCATTAAGTTCTGAAAGTGAAGCAAGCACTTCTTACTTCACCGATTATACTGTGAATCAGGTAATCAAAGCTCTTATGAAGAAGTATAAACTCGACTACAAGAGTGCGCGTGATATGGTTTACAATGGCGGTCTCAAGATTTACTCGACCATGGATTCCAAGGCACAGAAAGCCGTTGAAGATGGATTTAATGAAGGTAGCTACTTCCCTTCACTAACCGGACTTAAAAAAGATAGTTCAGGAAATATCGTAAGTGATAAGGGTTCTATTACTCTCTATGCATACAATAATATGATTCAAGATGATAAATTCGTACTTCAAGATGGCGAGTATAAGAATAACGCTGATGGTTCAATCACACTTTACAAGAACAAGCGACTAAATATTTACAAGACTTCCACGGCTAATGGTACTGATTATAGCCTTGAGCTAAAACCTTCATATGTAATAGAAAATAGTAGCTTGTACATAGTTCCAGGCGGATATATCAATATTCCAAGCAATAGCAAGTCCATGGATAAATCTGGCAATCTTGTAATCAGTGCTAAATTCATAAAGAATAACAGCAAGTTAGTAACGACCGTCAATGGAAATCCAGCTTTCACTGACAAGCTATATATACTGCAGGATAAAGTTATACAGCCTCAAGGAGCTATGGTAATCACTGAAGTTGGTACTGGAAAAGTAAAAGCCATGGTTGGTGGTCGTGGCGTTACTGGAAAACAACTATATAACCGCGCAATTAACCCTAGACAGCCTGGTTCTTCAATAAAACCACTCGCAGTATACAGTGCAGCACTACAGAGAAGTTATGAATATGCTGAGCAAGGTCAGAAATACCCACTTGTCGATCCAGGAAACGATAAGCAAGGAACTGATAACTACGGTGATTATCTAACCGCCGCATCGATTATTATCGACGAACCAATTAAGATTAACGGCAGAATTTGGCCTAAGAATTCAAACAACAAATACTCTGGACCTATGACAATGCGTAAAGGTATGCAAACTTCAACAAACGTTGTTGCTGTAAAATTATATGAGCAGATTGGTGCAGACTATTCTGCTAGCATGGTTGAGAAGTACGGAATTAGCACACTCAATAAGTCAGCAAATGGAGATATGAACCCTGCTGCACTTGCTCTCGGTGGCCTATCAAAGGGTGTTTCCCCCTATGAGATGGCGGAAGCATATGCTACCTTCCCTAATGGTGGCGTTCGCGTTGAGAATAGAGTGTTTACAAAAGTTGTAGATAGAGATGGGCACACAATTCTTACAACTGAAAAGAAGAAGCACAAAGTCCTGGACGAAGGTGTTGCTTATATCATGGTTACAATGCTTAAGTCCGTTGTAAATGGTGGAACAGGTTCAAATGCTGCTATCTCTGGTGTTGAAGTTGGAGGTAAGACAGGTACTACAAATAGCAACTACGATATATGGTTTGATGGAATCACACCAAAATATGCAGCTTCTCTATGGATTGGTACCGATGTGAATATTCCTTTAACTTCTTCTTCAGTTTCTGCCGCAAGCCTGTGGTCAAGAATCATGCGTAATGTTCCTAATATTAGAAAAGGCTCATACAAGCCAGCTCCTTCTAATGTTGTCCATAAGAACGGAGAATACTTCACCAAGGGAACAGAAGGTGGACTAGGTAATAAACCTAGCGAAAAATCTGAAGAAACTGAGACTATCGAAGAAGAGCAGGAGCAAACCAATCAGTCGCAGAACGATAATAGCGGTTCCAATAATAGCCAGGGTAACAACCAGGGCAACCAGAATAATCAAGGCAATCAGGGTAATAATCAAGGAAATAACCAAGGGCAGTCAAATAATCCATAA
- a CDS encoding DNA internalization-related competence protein ComEC/Rec2, with amino-acid sequence MFRRRIVALSVSLALGIVVADIFINKGSPVKAFSVTALFLFSIYRVVCIRTVIEQEITRKYIRRDTILCVFIFCVGCMNYAIHEHDMKPMMPNKLSNYNYIEGRVIDYKDNDKGLTIDVKTYSLGNETIVRCRKLKGFIRGRGDGFKARTNAGYSNTKIKYKDMNHKLGMKLYGKQVKVQGIIKVPTVARNPGCFDYRRYLLTKKITYIMKVTNISEIKSVETSKLWIMRHSLNNTKEGFARNVSDGRNKAYGFIKGVTFGDTDDIDEDTIKEFRENTTAHVLAVSGLHVGAIYGMLRLMAMGRHGGIVGIMTMIAMLGYGELATWNVSTTRAVILTCTAIMAFYLKRPFDLLSSLALSFIMLLIYNPFLLFSASFQMSFLAVCGIAFFNDPLSRLTGKRGGFLLAIQLSMIPYTMFTFNKINPIGFLINVPIVALIGILVPFSIFGLATYSIIGKAGIIIKSEIFYLTEIITRLNHLLNMGGKYSYSISSMKIATVISIYALLFYICSEFNIVMLLRKRYFVVLQSLILILCMSITVGAAYRNIFMEYELVFIDVGQGDGIHIRTDNYDVLLDGGGEKKRNIGEKVLKEYFLKNGCSNLDISVFTHMHMDHCKGAMELGEVYPVKQYMVPYPYRYQVKGRHLNLVRFKDKIRLAKGVWIEAIWPMDDRIATSESDDNELNTVYILHYNGIKIMLTGDLVEADELDMIEYYKSTDVLKCDILKVAHHGSRYSSNEKFIDAVNPRIAIIQVGEHNTYGHPNAGVIERFKKRGISVYRNDKEGAIGVDISNNKIRIDRMIKDVI; translated from the coding sequence ATGTTTAGAAGAAGGATTGTTGCTCTAAGTGTGTCTCTGGCGCTAGGTATTGTTGTTGCTGACATATTTATAAATAAGGGAAGTCCGGTTAAAGCTTTTTCGGTGACTGCACTATTTTTATTTTCTATTTATCGTGTAGTTTGCATAAGAACAGTGATAGAACAGGAAATCACAAGAAAATATATAAGAAGGGACACTATTCTTTGTGTATTTATATTCTGCGTCGGTTGTATGAATTATGCAATTCATGAACATGATATGAAACCAATGATGCCTAATAAACTATCAAATTATAATTATATTGAGGGACGAGTAATAGATTATAAAGACAACGATAAAGGTCTTACGATTGATGTAAAAACCTATTCGCTAGGGAATGAAACTATTGTTAGATGTCGGAAATTGAAAGGATTTATTAGAGGGAGAGGTGATGGCTTCAAAGCTAGAACAAATGCTGGCTATAGTAATACAAAAATTAAATATAAAGACATGAATCATAAACTTGGAATGAAACTTTATGGAAAGCAAGTAAAGGTGCAGGGAATAATAAAAGTTCCGACCGTAGCTCGTAATCCGGGATGTTTTGATTATAGGCGATATCTTCTGACCAAGAAGATTACATACATCATGAAAGTAACAAATATAAGCGAAATCAAGAGTGTGGAAACAAGCAAACTCTGGATTATGAGGCATTCTTTAAATAATACCAAAGAAGGGTTTGCAAGAAATGTATCGGATGGGAGAAATAAAGCATATGGATTTATAAAAGGTGTAACCTTTGGAGATACCGACGACATAGATGAAGATACAATCAAGGAGTTTCGGGAAAATACTACGGCGCATGTACTTGCCGTTAGTGGATTGCACGTTGGGGCAATATATGGGATGTTAAGACTCATGGCTATGGGGCGCCATGGAGGAATCGTAGGGATTATGACGATGATAGCAATGCTTGGATATGGTGAACTCGCTACTTGGAATGTTTCGACTACAAGAGCGGTAATTCTTACATGTACTGCAATTATGGCCTTTTATCTAAAGCGTCCGTTTGATCTATTATCTTCATTGGCTTTATCCTTTATAATGCTGCTGATATATAATCCATTCTTGCTTTTCAGCGCTAGCTTTCAGATGTCTTTTCTTGCGGTGTGTGGGATTGCTTTTTTCAATGATCCACTTAGCAGATTAACTGGAAAGAGAGGAGGATTTTTACTGGCAATTCAGCTCTCGATGATTCCTTATACGATGTTTACGTTTAACAAAATTAACCCAATAGGATTTTTAATAAATGTACCGATTGTTGCATTAATAGGTATATTAGTGCCATTTTCCATATTCGGACTAGCTACGTACTCAATAATCGGCAAAGCAGGAATAATAATAAAAAGCGAGATTTTTTATCTGACAGAAATCATAACTAGGCTCAATCACTTGCTTAATATGGGTGGTAAATACTCATATTCCATTAGCTCTATGAAAATAGCGACGGTAATTTCAATCTATGCGTTACTATTCTATATATGTTCAGAGTTCAATATCGTTATGCTACTACGGAAACGTTATTTCGTCGTATTGCAATCATTAATACTCATTTTGTGTATGTCTATTACAGTAGGTGCTGCGTATCGAAATATATTTATGGAGTATGAATTAGTGTTTATTGATGTCGGGCAAGGTGATGGAATACATATACGAACAGACAATTATGATGTGCTTCTAGATGGAGGCGGCGAAAAGAAACGGAATATAGGAGAGAAGGTACTAAAAGAGTACTTTTTGAAGAATGGATGTAGCAATCTAGACATAAGTGTATTTACCCACATGCATATGGATCACTGCAAAGGTGCCATGGAGTTAGGCGAAGTGTATCCTGTAAAGCAGTATATGGTTCCATATCCATACAGATACCAAGTGAAAGGGAGGCATTTAAATTTAGTTAGATTTAAAGATAAGATAAGGCTTGCAAAAGGCGTTTGGATAGAAGCTATTTGGCCGATGGATGATAGGATAGCGACGAGTGAATCTGATGATAATGAATTAAATACCGTATACATACTACACTATAATGGTATTAAGATAATGTTAACTGGGGACTTAGTTGAGGCAGATGAACTGGATATGATAGAATACTACAAATCTACTGACGTGTTAAAATGCGATATCCTCAAAGTAGCGCATCACGGAAGCAGGTATAGCTCTAATGAAAAGTTTATAGATGCTGTAAACCCGAGAATTGCAATTATCCAGGTTGGTGAACATAATACATATGGCCATCCTAATGCAGGAGTAATAGAGCGCTTTAAAAAGCGTGGGATTAGTGTCTATAGAAATGATAAAGAAGGAGCTATTGGCGTAGATATTAGTAACAACAAGATTAGAATCGATAGGATGATTAAGGATGTCATTTAA